In Sphaerospermopsis torques-reginae ITEP-024, the genomic window AAAGGATGTTTCCATCTTTCATGACTGCCTTTCCCACGCTTTGGTAGATACACAAACCCTTTACGTGCAATCTCGGCTTTTAGTTCCCGAATTTTTCTGGGCATTTATGCTGAATATTGATTTATTCTTGGTCTGAACTTTAATAAGCTAACATCATTTCTGCAATATCTACCTCAGAAAATCCCATTAATTTTCCCACTTGTTTAATGTACATTTTTTCCGTTATGTGAAAATCTCCATCACGCTTGGCAAGAGCGATCAAATCAATTAATAACCCTAAAGCATCATCGGGATATTTAGCTATTAATGAATAATCTACTTCTATTCTCTGGGCAGATAATAAATTTTTAATTTCCTTAATTTCTTCCACTGTTAAATTAGCATTGGTAATAATCGTCTTGAGATATTCTTTCTCTTCAGGTTCAATACTACCATCAACTTTCATTAAATTAATCAGGGTTTTAATCTTTAATAATTCTAGTCTTTCTCCTGTTATACAGCACTTTGCGTAACGTTTAGGTACAAAAACATAAGACAGAATTATTACATCAAGCTAGAAAATAGGATATGAACTGTACTAGATAGACGTGCAAAGTGCTGTATTATTTTCTTCTATATCAGATGGAGGAAGAAGACGATCAGTGTATTCAATGCTACATTCACTTAATGATTGAGTCTCATCTAATATCTCAATTTCTTTTTCAAATATTTGAATAGCCTTATTACCTACTTGTTTAGTTGAATAGGCAGACCATAAACCCATAGCAGTAGCACCAACTCCAGGCAACCATTTGCTAACGCTTGATTTTAATACCTGTTGGGCATATTTTCCTGCTATCCAACGAGCCGTGTCTTGAAATATTGGAGTGCTTACTTTTCGAGCAATAATTTTACTGCCTTGAGCAATAATAACTCTATTTGCTACTGCATTGATGCCGGGTGTGATTAATTTTGTACCCAATGCAGAAATTAAGACACCTGCTAATAGTTCTTTGTTTAAATATTGCTGCTTATCATAAGCTACACCCACATCATAAATCATGGCAATTTGGTTTCGCATGACTGTGATAATTTCTGGAGCAACTGCTAACATTCCCAATGGACCCGGTACTAAATTAGCTGCTACTGATATCCCTCCATTACATTTTGCATAGCCATTGACAATTGAATTAGCTGATTCTATGGAAGGTCTTTGATGTTGATAAGGATTTTTAGCAAAATAATTACTTCTATCTTGGGCAACTATATCAAAAGAAGTAATTATTTTTTCACCGATTTGGTTTTGTAGTTCTTGAATAACGTTATTACTTGTATTTTGTTGGTTGATCATAAAAACTTTTCCCGCTTGTATCTTACCTACTTATTTATTCAGTATAATTTTACTCGGTCGCAATATTGAATAGTAGCAAATTTACAAAAGTTTACGTATTACATCAAGTATCCATGATGAGCGTTAGCGTAGCTCATCGTAGATATCGCTTCCTATGGTCTTCTATACTGATTAATAATTATTTGTGGTATGCAGGTGAGAGAGCGATCGCCGATAGAATCAAAACTCCCATTCAATTACACCAAGAATGGCAGCAGCAATTTCTGACATTGTAACGTCAGACACATTACCCAATTTGCGAATGAATCTTTGTAAATCTACACCCCTCAGTTGTAAAGCGTCAATTGCTGAAACTTTCGCTAAACTATTTGTAGTGTCAGGTTCAATTTTTACGTGCCAGAAATCTTGTGAGAAATATGGTTTCCAGTCTGTAATAGGAGCAATAAGTTTGATAGGAAGTTTACCTACTGCATCAGAACTAATGACAACAGCAGGACGGACTTTCTTAATTTCTGCACCAATAGTAGGATCAAAATTAACCAACCAAATTTCTCCCCGCTTAGGTATGTCACGGTTAGTAGTCCACGATGTCACCTGACATTAACTCCTTCCATTCAGAATCTTCTTCATAATGAGAAATCATTGTTTCAGCCTGACTTTCTAAAATGCGTCTGCGTTCAGCCATTGGTAACTTTAAAAAAGCCAAACGTTGCTCTAAAGAAAGAGATTGATTTTCTCCAGAATCAGGAGTATTTTCAGAAACTAAAATCACTACTTCCACTGTTTGTCCCACTACAAGGTTGGGAGTTTCAATTTCAATTTTGTTTCCTGGCAGAACTTTGGCTTTGAGATATAAAGTTGATTTCACAGGTGAAAATTACCCTTCAGCAGTTTCAATAATTTAATAGTAGCAAATTTATAAAACTGTAGGCATAGTTTATAGTATCAATGATAAGCCTTAGCGTAGCTCATCGTAGATATCTTTTACCCTATACTACGCCAATAATAGACGGAAGAAAAAAATAAAATGTACAGACATTAAAATAACATCTGTACATTAGACATCTCCGAAAACCATCTAATTGGTAATTAGATATCTCCAGAAAAGAAATTATGGAACCTATTTATGGGGGCAGGTCGAAGCTTATGGGATATCTAAATGTCTGATTTTTCCGTTAAATTATCGCCCATAAGCGTCGCCCCTACAACTTATGACAAATTAATACATTCTATTTTGGAGAAGTCTATTGAAGGCAATTAGCAAGAAGTTAAAGTTATGGTAGGTGATTAGTCTAATTGATGACTCAATTTTGATGAGGCGATCGCAGCTTTCCTATAATTTTACATATTATCAGGACTTACGCAAAAGAAAACGAAAGTAGGGGTAATTCATGAATTACCCCTACGCAAGAATCAGGTGTTGAGTTCAATCCTGCGTAAGTCCTAATTATTTTAGACTAAATGAAACCTTAAAACCTACAATAGCTTATGTTGCTATTCCTGTAACTTGTGAATTTACGCCAATTAATCCCTATTTTTGATAGTTCCGTTGCCAGCTGGGCTTTGGAAGCGCGTTTATTACGCTGGTTAACCTTTGTGTGGTTGTCTGTTGGTTTAATTGTACTTTTTTCTGCATCCTATCCCGTGGCTGATGCTCGTCAGGGTGATGGAATGTATTATTTTCAGCGTCAAATTATTTGGGTATTAGTTTCATTAATACTATTCAACATCATTGTCAATCTTCCCTTACGGAAAATTTTGGCGGTATCTCATTGGTTTTTATTTCTGTTTTTGTTGTTAATTTTCGTGACTCTTATTCCCGGAGTGGGAAAAAAAGCATTTGACGCAGCACGATGGATAGCGATCGGTCCTATTCCCCTGCAACCATCAGAATTGATTAAACCCTTTTTAGTATTGCAAAGTGCGCGGCTGTTTGGCCATTGGGAAAGATTAACGTGGGAAATTCGTTTTTCCTGGTTAGGTGTGTTCTGTCTGGTGCTATTGGGTATTTTAGCTCAACCAAACCTCAGTACAACTGCACTTTGTGGAATCACAGTTTGGTTAATTGCCCTAGCTGGTGGAATACCATACAAATACTTAGGAGGAACAGCTATTGGTGGATTTTTATTAGCCCTATTAAGTATTACTATCAAAGAATATCAACGCCGAAGGGTGATGTCTTTCATTAACCCTTGGGCAGATCCTAGCGGAGATGGTTATCAGTTGGTACAAAGTTTATTAGCTGTAGGTACAGGGAAAACTTGGGGTGTGGGTTTTGGACTTTCTCAACAAAAGCTTTTTTATCTCCCTATTCAAGATACTGATTTTATCTTTGCCATCTTCGCTGAAGAATTTGGTTTTGTGGGTAGTATGCTATTTTTGTTACTTTTAGCTGTCTTCGCTACTTTAGGATTAATTGTAGCCATGAAAGC contains:
- a CDS encoding type II toxin-antitoxin system PemK/MazF family toxin — translated: MTSWTTNRDIPKRGEIWLVNFDPTIGAEIKKVRPAVVISSDAVGKLPIKLIAPITDWKPYFSQDFWHVKIEPDTTNSLAKVSAIDALQLRGVDLQRFIRKLGNVSDVTMSEIAAAILGVIEWEF
- a CDS encoding FtsW/RodA/SpoVE family cell cycle protein; the protein is MNLRQLIPIFDSSVASWALEARLLRWLTFVWLSVGLIVLFSASYPVADARQGDGMYYFQRQIIWVLVSLILFNIIVNLPLRKILAVSHWFLFLFLLLIFVTLIPGVGKKAFDAARWIAIGPIPLQPSELIKPFLVLQSARLFGHWERLTWEIRFSWLGVFCLVLLGILAQPNLSTTALCGITVWLIALAGGIPYKYLGGTAIGGFLLALLSITIKEYQRRRVMSFINPWADPSGDGYQLVQSLLAVGTGKTWGVGFGLSQQKLFYLPIQDTDFIFAIFAEEFGFVGSMLFLLLLAVFATLGLIVAMKAKSSIHRLVAIGITVVIIGQSLLHIGVATGAIPTTGLPLPMFSYGGNSMIASLVASGLLIRVARESSEAEVLPLPINTPETKRRKRI
- a CDS encoding TerB family tellurite resistance protein — protein: MILSYVFVPKRYAKCCITGERLELLKIKTLINLMKVDGSIEPEEKEYLKTIITNANLTVEEIKEIKNLLSAQRIEVDYSLIAKYPDDALGLLIDLIALAKRDGDFHITEKMYIKQVGKLMGFSEVDIAEMMLAY